ACTCGTCGCCTGGGTCAATACCCAACTCACCCCCGAACAACTCCGACCCACCCTCGACCTCGAAGCACCCCTCCCCCTCGCCGACTGCAACAACCAACTCTGCGACCAGCTCGACCGCCTAGGCCCCTTCGGCCGCTCCAACCCCGCACCACGCTGGTCCTTTGACAACCTCGTCATCGACGACCACCCCCGCCAGATGGGCAAAACCGGCAACCACCTCGCCCTCCGCCTCGCCGACCCCAACTCCCGACAACGCATCCGCGCCGTCGGCTGGAGCATGGGCGACCTCGCCGACCAACTCGCCCCAGGCGTCCGCATCGACCTCGCCGGCGTCCCCAAACGCTCCGAATGGCAAGGCGTCACCCGCATCGAAATCGAAATCAACGACCTCCGAATCAACACAACCCAGCCATAAAAAACGCCGCGCCCCACAGGGACACGGCGCTCAAAACTCCTCATCAATCACGTCAAAGCCGCGAACGCCTGGCCGCCAGCAACCCCAGCAGCACACAGCCCGCACCCGCCGCCGCAGGAGAAGGAATCACCGTAGGCGGGGGGGCCACCTCATTCCGAACTACAAGACGCGCCGTATCCATCACGGCCTTCTTCGGAACATGCCACGAAGCCGTCACCTCTGAACCAAAAATCGTCGTCAGGTCCCTGCCACCACCGCCGCCCGGACCCGCCCCGCGAGCCGATCGACCCGTCGGATACAGAACCGAAGTCGCCGTCGCGCCCGGCAGATGCACCGCGCCCGTAGGCATCGACGACATAAAACCGTCAAAGCTGTTCATCAGACCGTCCACCCCGATAAACCCAAGGACTTCCGCACCCAGATCAAACGTCAGATTCAGATTCCCGCCGGTCTTATGATCCGGATCGTAATGCAGATAGAAGATCGACACGCCCGTGTCATTCGATACACCCGGCACAACCTCCTCATACCCCGATGACCCGCCAACAAAGCTCAGCACGTCGCCGAGTGTCAGGTTCGAATATTCCTCGAACACCAGCAGATCACCATCACCCGTCGTCGTCCCCGTCCCGTCATTGTTGTCCGTCAGATCCGCCAGCCCAGTCAGCGGAAGGCTGACCACCGAGCCAGCCTGAGCCGACACCGCCGCCAGACCGACCACGCCGGTCAGAGCGATAGCACCCATGAGTTTCATCATCGCACCCTCTCCAGTAACAGGCCTACTTCCTTCGTTTCAAAAGGATGTGTTTCAGAAGGCCATCTGGCGACTCATCCGCGAACTTTAAACGCCACAACAGCCGAGTAGAGTCACTCTCGCACACTCAGTGAAAATGGAGAACGCCCCTTAATCCGCGACAGACCACCCCTCGCTCCCAACCAATCCAAGGTGCCCAAACCCTATGATGATCACATGACCACCACACCCACCACTCACGACACCCTCACCGCCCCCATGCCCACCCGCCAACTCCGCGGGCTCGACTGGCAAGCCTCCCTCCTCACCCTAGGCGGGGTCAAATGGGACTCCGTTATCACCGAGACTCAGGCCATCGAGCTCATCCACCGCGCTATCGAGCTAGGTGTCAACACCTTCGACACCGCCTCAAACTACGCCAAAGGCGAATCCGAACGACGCCTCGGCAAAGCCCTCCTCGGGCACCGCGACAACGTCTTCATCGCCACCAAATCATCCAAACGCGATTACGACGGCGCCCGCCGTGACATCGAACAATCCCTCAATTCTCTCCAGACCGACACCATCGACCTCTTCTTCATCCACTCCCTCGAAGACGATAACGACCTGAAGAAAGCACTCGACCCCCAAGGCGTCCTCAAAGCCATCGACGAGTTCAAAGCCGCCGGCCACATCCGAAACGTCGGCGTCTCAGGCCACTGGTTCAAACACAACATGATCCACGCCATCAACGACTACCCCTTCCAGGCCGTCCTCCTGCCCATCGGCCTCTTCAACGAAGCCTACAACTACAGCTTCCCCGCCGAAGTCATCCCCGTCGCCCGCAACAAAGACCTCGCCGTCCTCGGCATGAAAGTCCTCGCCGCCGGCCGAGCCAAACACGTCGCCGACATCACCCCCTACATCCGCTTCGCCATCAACCAGGACGTCGACACCGCCGTCATCGGCGCCGACTCCATCCAGCAACTCGAACAAACCATCCGCATCATCAAATCAAAACCCGTACCCCTGCCCCCCGAGGAAACCAAAGCCCTCTTCGACGAAGCCCGCCAGGTCACCCAATCCTTCGACCCCGGCGAGTTCAGCTGGGTCTCCCACTACAAGCAATAAGCCCCGTCTCACACATGCAGCAGGACAAGATCGGGTCCTAACATCTCACCGTGATACCACGGCTCCCCCTGATCCACTCCGAGCACTACGACGCCCCCGTGCCGTCCGGGCACCGCTTCCCCATGCCCAAGTTCCTCATTCTCCGTGAGACACTCGATAGCCTCGGCATCTCTCAACACGCGCAATATCACCGACCCGAAGCCGCCTCCCTCAAACACCTCTTGCTGGTGCACACCCCCGACTACCTCGACGCCTTCATCAACGGCACACTCACGGATGACCACCTCCGCCGCATCGGTCTCCCCTGGTCGCCTCATCTGGTCCGACGCACGATCACCGCCGTAGGCGGGACTATCCTCACCGTCCAGCAGGCACTAACCCACGGACTGGCTTGCAACACCGCTGGCGGGACTCACCACGCTTTCCCCGATCACGGCTCCGGTTTCTGCATCCTCAATGACCTCGCCGTCGCAGCTCGCACCGCCCTCACCGAAGGCTGGGCTGCCCGTGTCCTCATCATCGATCTCGATGTCCACCAAGGCGACGGCACCGCCTTCGCCCTCGCAGACGAGCCCCACGCCGTCACCTTCTCGATGCACTGCCGTTCGAACTTCCCCCTCCGTAAGCAAGCCTCAGACCTTGATCTCCCCCTAGACGATCACCTCGACGACGCTGCCTATCTCGACCTACTCGAACAAACCCTCCCCGACCTCCTGGAACGCACGCAGCCCGATCTCGTGCTCTACGACGCGGGCGTCGATGTCCACGCCGATGACCGCCTGGGACGCCTCAACCTCACCGACCACGGAATCCTCACGCGCGATAAGTTCGTCCTCAACTCATGTCTGAATCTCGATATCCCCATCGCCGCTGTCATCGGCGGCGGCTATGACCACGACCACCACAAACTCGCCGAACGCCACAGCCTGCTCCATCAGGCCGCGCTCCACATCTGGCAGAGCCATCACGCCACAACCTCGTGACGCCAACCTATCCCGCCTTCCGCAGCCCCTTCTTCCCCGCACCCTCCAACGGCGCGATATACCGCCCAGGACTGATCGTGTCGTTCGGGTCCATCGTCTGCTTGATCGACGACACCAGGTCCCAGTACGGATCACCCTCTCGAC
This Phycisphaeraceae bacterium DNA region includes the following protein-coding sequences:
- a CDS encoding aldo/keto reductase, whose product is MTTTPTTHDTLTAPMPTRQLRGLDWQASLLTLGGVKWDSVITETQAIELIHRAIELGVNTFDTASNYAKGESERRLGKALLGHRDNVFIATKSSKRDYDGARRDIEQSLNSLQTDTIDLFFIHSLEDDNDLKKALDPQGVLKAIDEFKAAGHIRNVGVSGHWFKHNMIHAINDYPFQAVLLPIGLFNEAYNYSFPAEVIPVARNKDLAVLGMKVLAAGRAKHVADITPYIRFAINQDVDTAVIGADSIQQLEQTIRIIKSKPVPLPPEETKALFDEARQVTQSFDPGEFSWVSHYKQ
- a CDS encoding histone deacetylase, with product MIPRLPLIHSEHYDAPVPSGHRFPMPKFLILRETLDSLGISQHAQYHRPEAASLKHLLLVHTPDYLDAFINGTLTDDHLRRIGLPWSPHLVRRTITAVGGTILTVQQALTHGLACNTAGGTHHAFPDHGSGFCILNDLAVAARTALTEGWAARVLIIDLDVHQGDGTAFALADEPHAVTFSMHCRSNFPLRKQASDLDLPLDDHLDDAAYLDLLEQTLPDLLERTQPDLVLYDAGVDVHADDRLGRLNLTDHGILTRDKFVLNSCLNLDIPIAAVIGGGYDHDHHKLAERHSLLHQAALHIWQSHHATTS